Proteins co-encoded in one Flavobacterium sp. M31R6 genomic window:
- a CDS encoding AraC family transcriptional regulator: MEQVFNFGTISEYNAFNNHATLNPLVSIIDFSKAKERTGSKMNFELYCVFLKQVNCGDLKYGRNYYDYQEGTLVFISPGQIIDVENKIDYYQPKGHGLVFHPDLIRGTSLAKSIHDYNFFSYNTSEALHLSEQEKQLVMDCFSKIENELKQSIDKHSKKLIASNIELFLNYCERFYDRQFITRDTENKGTVEKFEELLNSYFSSDKPNILGLPSVAYYASELNLSPNYFGDLIKKETGKSAQEYIQNKIIDVAKDKIFDTNKTINEVAYELGFKYPQHFTRFFKQHVGNTPNEYRILN, translated from the coding sequence ATGGAACAAGTATTTAATTTTGGGACCATTAGTGAGTACAATGCTTTTAATAATCATGCAACATTGAATCCGTTGGTTAGCATAATTGATTTTTCAAAAGCAAAAGAAAGAACAGGTTCTAAAATGAACTTCGAGCTTTACTGTGTGTTTTTAAAACAAGTGAACTGCGGCGATTTAAAATACGGTCGAAATTATTACGATTATCAGGAAGGAACCTTGGTTTTCATATCGCCGGGTCAGATAATTGACGTAGAAAACAAAATTGATTATTATCAGCCTAAGGGGCATGGATTGGTATTTCATCCTGATTTAATTCGGGGTACTTCACTTGCAAAAAGTATTCATGACTATAATTTTTTCAGCTATAATACCAGCGAAGCCTTGCATTTGTCCGAACAAGAAAAACAACTTGTAATGGATTGTTTTTCTAAAATTGAGAATGAGTTAAAACAATCTATTGACAAACACAGCAAAAAACTTATTGCTTCAAATATTGAATTATTTTTAAACTATTGTGAAAGATTTTACGATCGTCAATTCATCACCAGAGATACTGAGAACAAAGGAACTGTGGAGAAATTTGAAGAATTATTAAACAGTTACTTTTCTTCGGATAAACCTAATATTTTAGGGTTGCCTTCCGTTGCCTATTACGCCAGTGAACTCAATTTATCTCCTAATTATTTTGGCGATCTCATTAAAAAAGAAACCGGAAAATCAGCTCAGGAATACATCCAAAACAAAATTATTGATGTCGCCAAAGACAAAATATTTGACACTAACAAAACCATCAATGAAGTGGCATATGAATTGGGATTTAAATATCCGCAGCATTTCACTCGCTTCTTTAAACAGCATGTAGGCAATACCCCTAATGAATATAGAATCTTAAATTAG
- a CDS encoding aldo/keto reductase yields MFNVKLNNGVEMPILGFGVFQIPDAVECEQAVINAIESGYRLIDTAASYQNETAVGNAIKSSGIAREELFITTKLWVQDAGYEQTKAAFQRSLDKLQLDYLDLYLIHQPYGDVFGSWRAMQKLYAEGKVRAIGVANFHPDRVMDLIINSGFAPAINQIETHPFDQQIATQSFLEDNNVQIQSWGPFAEGKNNIFHNDLLTKIGNKHDKSVAQVILRWLIQRNIVAIPKSVRKGRMLENFTIFDFELSADDMKIIETLDTKESLFFDHRDPNMVKWLSERKLDL; encoded by the coding sequence ATGTTCAATGTAAAATTAAATAACGGTGTTGAAATGCCAATTTTAGGTTTTGGTGTTTTTCAAATTCCAGATGCAGTCGAATGTGAGCAAGCTGTAATAAATGCTATTGAAAGCGGGTATCGTTTAATAGATACAGCTGCATCATACCAAAATGAAACTGCTGTTGGAAATGCAATAAAAAGCTCTGGAATTGCCCGTGAAGAATTGTTTATCACGACCAAGCTGTGGGTTCAGGATGCAGGATATGAACAGACAAAAGCTGCTTTTCAAAGATCTTTGGATAAGTTGCAACTCGATTATTTGGATTTATATCTTATTCATCAACCTTATGGTGATGTATTTGGTTCATGGCGCGCCATGCAGAAATTGTATGCCGAAGGTAAAGTAAGAGCCATTGGTGTAGCCAATTTTCATCCAGATAGAGTGATGGATTTGATAATAAACAGTGGTTTTGCACCAGCCATCAATCAAATAGAAACACACCCATTTGATCAGCAGATTGCAACGCAAAGCTTTTTAGAAGATAACAATGTACAAATTCAGTCATGGGGACCTTTTGCGGAAGGGAAAAATAATATTTTCCACAATGATCTTTTGACCAAAATTGGTAATAAACATGATAAAAGCGTTGCGCAGGTAATACTTCGTTGGCTGATTCAAAGAAATATTGTAGCTATTCCTAAATCCGTTCGTAAAGGAAGAATGCTTGAGAATTTTACCATTTTCGATTTTGAATTATCAGCAGATGATATGAAAATAATTGAGACTCTGGACACAAAAGAAAGTTTGTTTTTTGACCACAGAGACCCAAATATGGTAAAATGGTTGAGCGAAAGAAAGTTGGATTTATAA
- a CDS encoding aldo/keto reductase, with amino-acid sequence MNRRNLLKTAGLAIAGSALVPLSSFAQSSNSETKFFDNDNSVNSIPSKRKLGATLEVSSIGLGVQNMTRTYQTIIPSRPEMINIIRTAFDKGITLFDAAEAYGPFEVERILGEGIAPFRDNIVIETKFGWNIDQETGKRLPGLNSRPEHIKIVVDGMLKRLRTDRIDLLYQHRVDPQVPIEDVVGAIQDLIKEGKVLHYGLSEPGSQTVRRAHKIHPIAAIQNEYSLLWRGPEKEIIPLCEELGIGFVPWSPLGVGFLTGAIDADTHFAQGDIRGNETRFSAENLPNNLKIVDLLKKWSTQKLATPAQISLAWLLAQKPWVVPIPGTTQMAHMLENIGASAIKFTTDELKEFNKQLNVIPILGERLPAFVQAFSDVEAPLKKK; translated from the coding sequence ATGAATCGTAGAAATCTTTTAAAAACTGCAGGACTTGCAATAGCTGGAAGTGCATTAGTACCCTTATCTTCTTTTGCTCAATCTTCAAATTCGGAAACTAAATTTTTCGATAATGATAACTCAGTGAACTCAATTCCTAGTAAGCGTAAACTTGGTGCTACTCTTGAAGTTTCAAGCATAGGACTCGGCGTTCAGAACATGACCCGCACGTACCAAACTATAATTCCTTCTCGTCCAGAAATGATCAACATCATTCGAACAGCCTTTGATAAAGGAATTACACTATTTGATGCTGCAGAGGCTTACGGTCCTTTTGAAGTGGAACGAATTCTTGGCGAAGGGATAGCTCCCTTCCGCGACAATATTGTCATCGAAACAAAGTTTGGCTGGAATATTGACCAAGAAACAGGTAAGCGATTACCGGGATTAAACAGTCGTCCTGAACACATTAAAATTGTAGTAGATGGAATGCTTAAAAGACTTCGTACCGACAGAATTGATTTATTGTACCAACACCGTGTAGATCCACAAGTTCCTATTGAAGATGTAGTTGGAGCTATTCAGGATTTGATAAAAGAAGGTAAGGTATTGCATTATGGATTGTCCGAGCCTGGATCTCAAACAGTAAGACGAGCACATAAAATTCATCCCATTGCGGCTATTCAAAATGAATATTCTTTGCTGTGGCGTGGTCCGGAAAAGGAAATCATACCACTTTGTGAGGAACTCGGTATTGGTTTCGTCCCATGGAGTCCGCTTGGAGTGGGTTTTTTAACTGGTGCCATTGATGCCGATACACACTTCGCTCAAGGCGATATTAGAGGAAATGAGACTCGTTTCTCAGCAGAGAATCTACCGAATAACTTAAAAATAGTAGATTTATTAAAAAAATGGAGTACACAAAAACTGGCTACCCCTGCCCAAATTTCATTAGCTTGGTTATTGGCACAAAAGCCTTGGGTTGTTCCGATACCGGGTACTACACAAATGGCTCACATGTTGGAAAATATTGGAGCATCAGCTATAAAATTCACCACAGATGAATTAAAGGAATTCAATAAACAATTGAATGTAATTCCAATTTTGGGTGAACGATTACCAGCCTTTGTTCAAGCTTTTTCTGATGTAGAAGCACCATTAAAGAAAAAATAA
- a CDS encoding nuclear transport factor 2 family protein has protein sequence MKILIMGLIAVASFQFSFAQENTTSTVIKNYTVVEQEVIQLSKDKWQWMADKNIDKLTPLFDDKSVFVHMGGSWGKIQEINVIKSGMIHYKKADIQEVSVNIIGNTAILLNRITLLAVVGGNEVTNPFIVTEVYIKEKKSWKLGSLSFTKLMTPEH, from the coding sequence ATGAAAATATTAATTATGGGTCTTATTGCAGTAGCCAGTTTCCAATTTTCTTTTGCACAAGAAAATACAACGAGTACAGTTATTAAGAATTACACGGTAGTTGAACAAGAAGTTATTCAGCTTTCTAAAGATAAATGGCAATGGATGGCCGATAAAAATATCGACAAACTTACGCCTTTGTTTGACGATAAATCGGTCTTTGTCCACATGGGAGGAAGTTGGGGGAAAATCCAAGAAATTAATGTGATTAAAAGTGGAATGATTCATTACAAGAAAGCAGATATTCAAGAAGTATCAGTAAATATTATCGGTAATACTGCGATACTTTTAAACAGAATTACACTATTGGCAGTAGTGGGAGGAAATGAAGTTACCAATCCGTTTATTGTAACGGAAGTGTATATAAAAGAAAAGAAAAGTTGGAAACTTGGCTCATTGTCGTTTACTAAGCTAATGACACCTGAGCATTAA
- a CDS encoding carboxylesterase/lipase family protein: MKKIVTGLAIIISCSLYGQQKVVNTAPEVSPIVKTASGSVRGVTDGDVSVFKGIPFAAPPVGEYRWRPPQPIKAWVGVRDASKFGSNCAQAGWGAAPGAISEGSSEDGLYLNLWLPAGTKPRAKLPVMIWIHGGGFVFGSGSQPDFSGVQFAKQGVILMTFNYRLGRLGFFAFPALSKEHPEEPKGNYAYMDQIAALKWVKENIAAFGGNPKNVTIFGESAGGVSVHSLLTIPAAKGLFQKAICESGGGRDGVLTGRPIHADNADRHYPVSAETIGINFARKHGIEGTDADALTKLRSLSVADIVDGGQETDGPKGLPIYSGSILDGKLVVETAESAYKAGRQANVPLLIGSNSAEVSAGFVNAKSKEELLSYFGNLSKEVETAYDPDGTNDFAKILTLVNTDKVWAEPARFTARIFTVKKVPAYLYLFSYVSESMKERMTFGASHGSEIPYVFDNLTERNGFTVTPKDKEVAKMMNSYWINFAKTGNPNGKELPKWPIYDSNKNEVFEFKPDGTAGIVGDERKIRLDVIEKSVENK, encoded by the coding sequence ATGAAGAAAATAGTAACAGGTTTAGCAATTATCATTAGTTGTAGTTTATATGGACAGCAAAAGGTTGTTAATACTGCCCCGGAAGTCTCACCAATAGTCAAAACAGCCTCCGGATCAGTACGTGGAGTAACTGATGGGGATGTTTCGGTCTTTAAGGGGATTCCCTTTGCTGCTCCGCCAGTCGGTGAATATCGCTGGCGCCCACCGCAACCCATAAAAGCTTGGGTTGGAGTTCGCGATGCAAGCAAATTTGGATCAAATTGTGCACAAGCGGGATGGGGTGCTGCACCTGGGGCAATTTCAGAAGGGTCATCAGAAGATGGCCTGTACCTCAATTTGTGGTTGCCTGCCGGTACTAAACCGAGAGCAAAACTACCGGTTATGATATGGATCCATGGAGGTGGATTCGTATTTGGCAGCGGTTCCCAACCTGACTTTTCTGGAGTTCAATTTGCCAAACAGGGTGTAATCCTTATGACCTTTAACTATCGTCTCGGGCGTCTTGGTTTTTTTGCGTTCCCTGCGTTAAGCAAAGAACATCCAGAAGAGCCTAAAGGGAATTATGCTTATATGGACCAGATTGCCGCACTCAAATGGGTAAAGGAAAACATTGCCGCTTTTGGTGGTAATCCGAAAAATGTAACTATTTTCGGCGAGTCTGCGGGCGGCGTTTCGGTACATTCACTTCTGACCATACCCGCTGCAAAAGGGCTTTTCCAAAAGGCAATCTGTGAGTCGGGAGGTGGCCGTGATGGTGTTCTTACCGGAAGACCAATACATGCAGATAATGCCGACCGGCATTATCCTGTTTCAGCAGAAACAATAGGAATAAACTTTGCACGCAAACATGGAATCGAAGGAACAGATGCAGATGCACTGACGAAACTCCGCTCTCTTAGTGTTGCCGATATTGTAGATGGAGGTCAGGAAACCGATGGCCCCAAAGGTTTGCCTATCTATTCTGGCTCAATTCTCGACGGTAAACTGGTTGTTGAAACTGCAGAGAGCGCCTACAAAGCAGGGAGGCAAGCTAATGTTCCTCTTCTCATCGGCTCGAATAGTGCGGAAGTTTCGGCAGGTTTTGTTAACGCAAAATCTAAGGAAGAACTACTGTCTTATTTTGGAAACCTGAGTAAAGAAGTTGAAACTGCATATGATCCTGATGGGACAAATGATTTCGCTAAGATATTGACACTTGTTAATACTGATAAAGTGTGGGCAGAACCTGCTCGATTTACGGCAAGAATTTTTACAGTAAAAAAGGTGCCTGCTTATTTGTATCTTTTCTCTTATGTGTCTGAATCAATGAAAGAAAGGATGACGTTTGGCGCATCTCATGGTTCGGAAATCCCTTATGTATTCGATAATCTTACTGAGCGTAATGGATTTACCGTTACGCCAAAAGATAAAGAAGTTGCCAAAATGATGAATAGTTATTGGATAAACTTCGCCAAAACAGGTAATCCAAATGGTAAGGAATTACCAAAATGGCCTATTTACGATTCAAATAAAAATGAGGTATTCGAATTCAAACCTGATGGAACGGCAGGCATTGTTGGTGACGAAAGGAAAATACGGCTTGATGTAATTGAGAAGTCAGTTGAGAATAAATAG
- a CDS encoding alpha/beta fold hydrolase, translating to MKNKITRRWSIFCLLLIISSPSLIAQKKAKQKPIIIEEQGSFAVGGTIIKNSGTFDPYKPTPEGQTFHGDHAYVFYQIPVNAHKLPLVMWHGIGQFSKTWETTPDGREGYQNIFLRRNFPVYVIDQPRRGNAGRSTVAATINPTPDEQQWFDVFRIGVWPNYFEGVQFARDSITLNQYFRSMTPSIGAIDSNLNSDAVSALFNKIGPGILVTHSHSGGMGWLTAVKNKNVKAIVAYEPGSGFLFPEGQVPSPLTSSAGSLEASSVPMEDFMQLTKIPIVIYYGDNIPESPSNNPGADGWRVRLQMARLWRDAVNKNGGDVTVIHLPEIGIKGNTHFPFSDLNNIEVADLMSKWLKEKGLDK from the coding sequence ATGAAAAACAAAATCACTAGAAGATGGAGTATTTTCTGTTTGTTATTGATAATAAGCAGTCCCTCACTTATTGCACAAAAGAAAGCAAAGCAAAAGCCAATAATTATAGAAGAGCAGGGTAGTTTTGCTGTGGGAGGTACAATTATAAAAAACTCTGGTACATTCGATCCCTATAAACCCACTCCTGAAGGACAAACTTTTCATGGGGATCATGCCTATGTTTTTTATCAAATTCCAGTAAATGCACACAAGTTACCATTAGTGATGTGGCATGGCATAGGTCAGTTTTCTAAAACATGGGAAACCACGCCTGATGGACGAGAAGGGTATCAAAATATTTTTCTCCGCAGAAATTTCCCTGTTTATGTGATTGACCAACCAAGAAGAGGTAACGCAGGAAGAAGTACTGTTGCTGCTACCATCAATCCAACACCTGATGAACAGCAATGGTTTGATGTCTTCCGTATAGGTGTATGGCCCAATTATTTTGAAGGTGTTCAATTTGCTAGAGATTCAATTACTCTCAATCAGTACTTTCGCTCTATGACGCCAAGTATTGGTGCTATCGACAGTAATCTTAATTCGGATGCCGTTTCTGCATTATTCAACAAAATAGGTCCTGGAATTTTAGTTACGCATTCCCATTCTGGTGGTATGGGATGGCTCACTGCTGTAAAAAATAAAAATGTCAAAGCAATAGTAGCTTACGAACCAGGTAGTGGATTCTTGTTTCCTGAAGGTCAAGTGCCATCACCTTTAACAAGTTCGGCGGGTTCCTTAGAAGCAAGCTCGGTTCCAATGGAAGACTTTATGCAACTTACCAAAATACCTATTGTTATTTATTACGGCGATAATATTCCTGAAAGCCCTTCAAACAATCCTGGGGCAGATGGATGGAGAGTACGTCTGCAGATGGCACGCTTATGGCGAGATGCAGTAAACAAAAACGGAGGTGATGTAACTGTAATCCACCTGCCCGAAATAGGAATTAAAGGCAATACACATTTTCCTTTTTCAGATTTAAATAATATTGAGGTTGCTGACCTAATGAGTAAATGGCTAAAGGAAAAGGGTTTGGATAAGTAA
- a CDS encoding carboxymuconolactone decarboxylase family protein encodes MKQFRNFGFKVMVLSFALFSNCTEAQDLESTDKKLSEKQKSILTIASLTAKGDLVNLKTELNTGLEAGLTVNEIKEVLVHLYAYCGFPRSIRGLQTFMEVLNERKTKGIIDKQGNEATLIKEDHNKYDRGKKILEELTKTPQPNTLVGYSAFAPTIDTFLKEHLFADIFERDVLTFAQRELVTISVISAIGDAEPMLKAHLSIAVNVGLTPEQLKEFIVVIKPIIGKKKTKAAKEVLNEVLKSK; translated from the coding sequence ATGAAGCAATTTAGAAATTTTGGTTTTAAAGTTATGGTATTAAGTTTTGCTTTATTTTCTAATTGTACAGAAGCACAAGATTTAGAATCAACAGATAAAAAATTAAGTGAGAAGCAAAAAAGCATTTTAACCATTGCATCACTTACAGCTAAAGGTGATTTAGTCAACTTAAAAACAGAGCTAAATACAGGGCTTGAAGCAGGGCTTACAGTAAATGAAATAAAAGAAGTATTGGTTCATCTGTACGCTTATTGTGGATTTCCACGCAGTATTCGTGGCTTGCAAACTTTTATGGAAGTACTTAACGAGCGAAAAACTAAAGGTATTATTGATAAACAAGGTAATGAAGCAACTTTAATCAAAGAAGATCATAATAAATACGATAGAGGGAAAAAGATTTTGGAGGAACTTACCAAAACTCCACAACCGAACACACTTGTAGGATATTCAGCTTTTGCACCGACAATAGATACTTTTCTTAAAGAACATTTGTTTGCCGATATTTTTGAACGAGATGTTTTAACCTTCGCTCAAAGGGAGTTGGTTACGATTTCTGTTATCAGTGCAATTGGTGATGCTGAGCCAATGCTGAAAGCTCATTTGTCAATTGCTGTAAATGTTGGTTTAACGCCTGAACAGCTGAAAGAATTTATTGTTGTAATCAAACCAATCATAGGTAAAAAGAAAACAAAAGCAGCAAAAGAAGTATTGAACGAAGTGTTGAAAAGCAAATAG
- a CDS encoding alpha/beta hydrolase, protein MKKVSLIIALAIAITAINMSNAQNTYKQNPFTLVYEGAIIKNEIGKVNIHPVTYKIKEIAIVANVYTPANFDFSKKYSTIVIAHPNGGVKEQVAGLYAQRLAEQGYITITADAAYQGGSGGEPRNVDKPANRIEDIHAMADYISQYKGVDTERLGLLGICGGGGYSLKAAQSDKRFKAIATLSMFNSGVVRRNGFMNSQFSTIQERLKQASDARAQEAAGGEIMYVGNTQLTDKQIAALPFDLYREGFDYYGKTHAHPNSTFKYTKSSLMDLMTFDASTNMDLINQPLLMIAGSKADSFYMTDDAFNKATNAKTKELFLIDGATHIQTYWKPEYVSQAVNKLVNFYQINLKI, encoded by the coding sequence ATGAAAAAAGTATCATTAATAATCGCATTAGCAATTGCAATAACAGCTATAAATATGTCAAATGCTCAAAATACATATAAACAAAATCCTTTTACTTTGGTATATGAAGGAGCCATTATCAAAAATGAAATAGGGAAAGTAAACATCCATCCTGTTACCTATAAAATTAAAGAAATTGCAATTGTTGCCAATGTTTACACACCGGCAAATTTTGACTTTTCAAAAAAATATTCTACAATAGTTATTGCTCATCCTAATGGTGGTGTAAAAGAACAGGTAGCAGGTTTATATGCACAACGATTAGCAGAACAGGGTTATATAACCATCACAGCAGATGCGGCATACCAAGGAGGTAGTGGCGGAGAGCCCCGTAATGTGGATAAACCGGCAAACCGAATTGAAGATATACACGCAATGGCGGACTATATTTCTCAATATAAAGGTGTTGACACAGAAAGACTTGGATTACTCGGAATTTGCGGCGGCGGCGGTTATTCTTTAAAGGCTGCACAGTCAGATAAACGATTTAAGGCAATTGCTACATTAAGTATGTTCAATTCAGGTGTAGTAAGGCGTAACGGTTTTATGAACTCACAATTTTCAACGATCCAGGAACGATTAAAGCAAGCTTCAGATGCGCGTGCCCAAGAAGCGGCAGGTGGTGAAATTATGTATGTGGGTAATACTCAACTCACGGATAAACAAATAGCCGCACTACCGTTTGATTTATATCGTGAAGGATTTGACTATTACGGCAAAACACATGCTCATCCAAATTCTACATTTAAATACACAAAGAGTAGTCTGATGGATTTAATGACATTTGATGCCAGTACCAATATGGACTTGATAAATCAGCCTTTGTTAATGATAGCAGGCAGCAAAGCTGATTCCTTTTATATGACAGATGATGCATTTAATAAAGCAACCAATGCAAAAACTAAAGAATTATTTCTGATTGATGGAGCTACACATATACAAACCTATTGGAAACCCGAATATGTATCGCAAGCAGTTAATAAACTGGTGAATTTTTATCAAATTAATCTTAAAATTTAA
- a CDS encoding cupin domain-containing protein: MKFKNLVILFMIGVFTFSCKAQNKSIIFPKGEKITNNNFTGNAYLQMLVAPDSLNPISVGNVTFDPGARTKWHVHPAGQILLVTDGVGYYQEKGKAKEILRKGDVKKCPPNIPHWHGASANSAFVQVAITGREKGETIWLESVSDEQYNHL, from the coding sequence ATGAAGTTTAAAAATTTAGTTATACTATTTATGATTGGAGTGTTTACTTTTTCTTGCAAAGCACAAAATAAATCGATCATTTTTCCAAAAGGAGAAAAAATCACAAACAATAATTTTACAGGAAATGCTTATTTACAAATGCTTGTAGCTCCTGATAGTCTCAATCCGATATCTGTTGGGAATGTAACTTTTGATCCTGGAGCAAGAACTAAATGGCATGTTCATCCGGCCGGTCAAATATTGTTAGTGACCGACGGTGTAGGATATTATCAGGAAAAAGGTAAAGCAAAAGAAATCCTTCGGAAAGGGGATGTGAAAAAATGTCCCCCAAATATTCCACATTGGCATGGTGCAAGCGCCAATTCAGCCTTTGTTCAAGTAGCAATAACAGGAAGAGAAAAAGGGGAAACGATTTGGTTGGAATCTGTAAGTGATGAGCAGTACAATCATTTATAA